A single window of [Clostridium] hylemonae DSM 15053 DNA harbors:
- a CDS encoding DMT family transporter yields MKQRSSLFYGSLILTQNILLGVGNPIAKYGMSSFPFFLYVAVRFLMGSLFLILLFHKKIFKGMKTSFWMPGTLIAALNAGAYILGTLTFKYTTATSAGFLFALPVIFTPFLMRFISKVKIEKKKYIPICIVVAGTYLLCCGSGGFVFGPGEAMAVTSSFLVACVFEFSSHYLEHMEPLLLAAYQSGFTGVVCLVLGIANNEVMPAFTGVPAAAWGALVYLGIGCTGISYCLQNFALSKIDSTKAALIMCSQPVFTTAASFVLLGERMAGLQTAGAVIIMGGIIYANVMPESKPC; encoded by the coding sequence ATGAAACAGAGAAGCAGCCTTTTCTATGGATCCCTGATCCTGACGCAGAATATTCTGCTCGGCGTCGGCAATCCAATCGCCAAGTACGGGATGTCGTCCTTTCCGTTCTTTTTGTACGTGGCCGTGCGCTTCCTCATGGGAAGCCTGTTTCTCATTCTCCTGTTTCATAAAAAGATATTTAAGGGGATGAAGACTTCCTTCTGGATGCCCGGTACGCTCATCGCGGCGCTGAACGCAGGCGCGTATATCCTCGGGACGCTTACATTCAAATATACGACGGCGACCAGCGCGGGATTCCTGTTTGCGCTTCCTGTTATATTTACCCCGTTTCTCATGCGGTTCATCTCTAAAGTAAAAATAGAAAAGAAAAAATACATACCGATATGCATTGTAGTCGCAGGGACGTACCTGCTCTGCTGCGGCAGCGGAGGGTTTGTGTTCGGCCCGGGAGAGGCTATGGCTGTAACGAGTTCTTTTCTTGTCGCCTGCGTTTTTGAGTTCAGTTCCCACTATCTGGAACATATGGAGCCTTTGCTTCTGGCGGCATACCAGTCCGGCTTTACCGGTGTCGTCTGTCTCGTCCTTGGTATTGCGAACAATGAGGTTATGCCGGCATTTACAGGCGTGCCGGCGGCAGCATGGGGCGCGCTTGTGTATCTGGGGATCGGCTGCACCGGTATCAGCTACTGCCTGCAGAACTTTGCGCTCAGTAAGATCGATTCCACAAAGGCTGCTCTTATCATGTGCTCTCAGCCTGTTTTTACTACAGCGGCATCCTTCGTCCTGCTCGGTGAACGGATGGCAGGGCTTCAGACGGCAGGCGCTGTGATCATAATGGGAGGCATTATTTACGCAAATGTAATGCCCGAGAGTAAACCATGTTAA
- a CDS encoding ribonucleotide-diphosphate reductase subunit beta produces the protein MAELIKKMLFNPDGDTDVRSRRMIGGNTTNLNDFNNMKYTWVSDWYRQAMNNFWIPEEISLGVDIKDYPRLPAEERRAYDKILSFLIFLDSIQTANLPHIGEYITANEINLCLSIQTFQEAVHSQSYSYMLDTICEPQKREEILYQWKEDEHLLLRNEFIGSLYNEFQETKSARSLVRTLIANYILEGVYFYSGFMFFYNLGRNQKMPGSVQEIRYINRDENTHLWLFRSMLQELKKEEPQLFAAEDIKMYRQMIREGCEQEIRWGHYVIGDKIQGLTKDMITSYIRYLGNLRCTGLGFERIYEGYDTIPESMRWVEQYSNANLIKTDFFEAKSTAYAKSSALVDDL, from the coding sequence ATGGCAGAATTGATAAAGAAAATGCTTTTTAATCCGGACGGAGATACGGATGTCCGAAGCAGAAGGATGATCGGCGGCAATACGACAAATCTGAATGACTTTAATAATATGAAATACACGTGGGTCAGCGACTGGTACAGGCAGGCGATGAATAACTTCTGGATTCCGGAGGAGATCAGTCTCGGAGTGGACATCAAGGATTACCCTCGTCTTCCCGCCGAGGAACGCAGGGCTTACGACAAAATTCTTTCTTTCCTTATCTTCCTGGACAGTATACAGACGGCAAATCTTCCACATATAGGAGAATATATCACCGCAAATGAGATCAATCTCTGTCTGTCCATCCAGACGTTCCAGGAGGCGGTGCACAGCCAGAGCTACAGTTACATGCTGGACACCATCTGTGAACCACAGAAGAGAGAGGAGATTTTGTACCAGTGGAAGGAGGACGAACACCTGCTTCTGCGCAATGAGTTTATCGGCAGCCTGTATAATGAGTTTCAGGAGACAAAAAGCGCCCGGTCGCTTGTACGGACTCTTATTGCCAATTATATACTGGAGGGTGTATACTTTTATAGTGGATTTATGTTCTTTTATAATCTTGGAAGAAACCAGAAGATGCCCGGCTCTGTACAGGAGATCCGTTATATCAACCGGGACGAAAACACGCATCTGTGGCTGTTCCGCAGCATGCTACAGGAGCTGAAAAAAGAGGAACCACAGCTGTTTGCTGCGGAAGATATAAAAATGTACCGCCAAATGATACGGGAAGGCTGTGAACAGGAGATACGGTGGGGACATTATGTCATCGGAGATAAGATACAAGGTCTGACGAAGGATATGATAACAAGCTATATCCGGTATCTCGGAAATCTCAGATGTACCGGACTTGGATTTGAACGTATATATGAAGGGTATGACACAATACCGGAGAGTATGCGCTGGGTGGAGCAATACTCCAACGCCAATTTAATAAAGACAGATTTTTTTGAGGCAAAGAGCACCGCCTATGCCAAGAGCAGCGCACTGGTCGACGACCTGTAA
- a CDS encoding ribonucleoside-diphosphate reductase subunit alpha yields the protein MEDIKIKGLNQVLAHIQGDFKEPEYDLAQLYQKYASLQKPGLTDKEQLSLLTKAAVELTTQEAPGWEMIAARLLYAGFRDSLEDAMKSRGIRSFYEKIVYLTKENLYGSYILEHYSRQEIEAFAKLIEEDRSRLFTYSGLDLLLNRYVIRTRKGVILETPQEMFMGISMHLAMKEKENRSEWVKRFYGMLSLLKVTMATPTLSNARKPYHQLSSCFIDTVPDSLDGIYRSIDSFAKVSKYGGGMGMYFGKVRAGGSAIRGFEGAAGGVIRWIKLANDTAVAVDQLGVRQGAVAVYLDVWHRDLPEFLKLRTNNGDDRMKAHDVFPAVCYPDYFWKMARDHIEGDWYLMCPHEVLTVKGYALEDCYGKEWEEKYLDCVADERISKRVLPIKEIIRLIIRSAVETGTPFVFNRDEVNRMNPNGHKGIIYCSNLCTEIAQNMGAVEEVRQSIETVDGETVVVTVTKPGEFVVCNLASVSLGHIDVSDEKEIYRTVSSAMRALDNVIDLNFFPVPYAKLNNEKYRPVGLGVSGYHHMLAKHGIQWESEEHLAFADKVFDTLHRAAIAASCDIAEEKGVYACFEGSDWQTGAYFDKRKLTGAAWEQLRARAASCGVRNGYMLAAAPTSSTSIIAGTTAGLDPVMHRFYLEEKKNGLVPRVAPELSMDTFWYYKNAHLIDQTWSVRACGVRQRHIDQAQSMNLYITNEYTFRNVLDLYLLAWECGVKTVYYIRSRSLEVEECDVCSS from the coding sequence ATGGAAGACATAAAAATAAAAGGACTAAATCAAGTTCTTGCACATATACAAGGAGATTTCAAAGAGCCTGAATATGACCTGGCACAGCTGTACCAAAAATACGCGTCTCTTCAAAAACCCGGGCTGACGGACAAAGAACAGCTTTCCCTGCTTACAAAGGCTGCGGTAGAACTCACGACCCAGGAGGCGCCGGGCTGGGAAATGATCGCGGCACGGCTTTTGTATGCCGGTTTTCGCGACAGCCTGGAGGATGCCATGAAAAGCCGCGGCATCAGAAGCTTTTATGAAAAAATCGTATATCTGACAAAAGAGAACCTGTACGGCAGTTATATACTGGAACATTACAGCAGACAGGAGATAGAAGCGTTCGCCAAACTGATCGAGGAAGACCGAAGCCGGCTGTTTACATACTCCGGCCTTGACCTGCTTCTTAACCGTTATGTTATCCGCACACGAAAGGGTGTTATCCTTGAGACCCCTCAGGAGATGTTTATGGGTATCTCCATGCATCTGGCCATGAAAGAAAAGGAAAACCGCTCAGAATGGGTAAAACGGTTTTATGGCATGCTGAGTCTTCTGAAGGTGACGATGGCTACTCCGACCCTTTCCAATGCCAGAAAGCCCTACCATCAGCTCTCATCCTGTTTCATCGACACGGTCCCGGACAGCCTGGACGGCATTTACCGGAGCATTGACAGCTTTGCGAAGGTGAGTAAATACGGCGGCGGAATGGGAATGTATTTCGGAAAAGTGCGGGCAGGGGGCAGTGCCATCCGCGGGTTTGAAGGAGCGGCGGGCGGCGTTATCCGCTGGATCAAGCTTGCAAATGACACTGCAGTTGCCGTGGACCAGCTGGGCGTCCGGCAGGGGGCAGTTGCCGTGTATCTGGACGTATGGCACAGAGACCTTCCTGAATTTCTGAAGCTTCGGACGAACAACGGCGACGACAGGATGAAAGCGCATGACGTATTTCCGGCCGTCTGCTATCCGGACTATTTCTGGAAAATGGCCAGGGATCATATAGAAGGCGACTGGTATCTCATGTGCCCCCACGAGGTACTGACTGTGAAAGGGTATGCGCTTGAGGACTGTTACGGCAAAGAATGGGAAGAAAAATATCTGGACTGTGTAGCGGATGAGAGGATATCCAAGCGGGTCCTGCCCATAAAGGAGATCATCCGTCTCATCATACGCAGCGCCGTGGAGACCGGTACTCCGTTTGTCTTCAACCGCGACGAGGTAAACCGGATGAATCCAAATGGCCACAAGGGCATTATCTACTGCAGCAATCTCTGCACGGAGATCGCACAGAACATGGGCGCGGTGGAAGAGGTCAGGCAGAGTATCGAGACCGTGGACGGAGAGACCGTTGTCGTAACTGTCACAAAGCCCGGTGAATTTGTCGTGTGCAATCTGGCAAGCGTGTCACTTGGACATATTGACGTGTCGGATGAAAAAGAAATATACCGCACCGTATCCTCAGCCATGCGCGCGCTGGACAATGTCATAGACCTCAACTTCTTTCCGGTCCCGTACGCAAAGCTGAACAATGAAAAATACCGCCCGGTCGGTCTCGGCGTCAGCGGTTATCATCATATGCTCGCAAAACATGGGATCCAGTGGGAAAGCGAAGAGCACCTGGCATTTGCCGACAAGGTGTTCGACACACTGCACCGTGCCGCCATAGCGGCGAGTTGTGATATTGCGGAAGAAAAGGGTGTCTATGCCTGCTTTGAGGGAAGTGACTGGCAGACGGGTGCTTACTTTGACAAGCGGAAGCTGACCGGAGCGGCCTGGGAACAGCTTCGCGCACGGGCAGCCTCCTGCGGCGTAAGAAACGGATATATGCTGGCCGCGGCTCCGACGAGCAGCACGAGTATTATTGCCGGCACTACAGCCGGGCTTGATCCGGTCATGCACAGGTTCTATCTGGAGGAAAAGAAAAACGGACTCGTGCCAAGGGTGGCTCCGGAGTTATCCATGGATACATTCTGGTATTACAAGAATGCGCATCTTATTGACCAGACATGGTCTGTACGAGCCTGCGGTGTCAGGCAGCGGCATATCGACCAGGCGCAGAGCATGAACTTGTACATTACAAACGAATATACTTTTCGGAACGTACTCGATCTGTATCTCCTTGCATGGGAGTGCGGGGTTAAAACGGTCTATTATATACGTTCCAGAAGTCTGGAAGTGGAAGAGTGTGATGTATGCTCTTCGTAA
- the asnA gene encoding aspartate--ammonia ligase, translated as MEHLITPDNYTSPLTIRETEVAIKEVKDHFERALAKSLHLTRVSAPLFVKPESGLNDNLNGVERPVSFGIREQEDAPAEIVHSLAKWKRYALKRYDFHSGEGLYTDMSAIRRDEDTDNIHSIYVDQWDWEKVISKEERNTETLQYTVRKVYSALKETEEFMSRRYNYIEPFLPDEITFITSQELEDLYPGADAKEREYRIARAKGAVFISQIGKVLSSGEKHDGRAPDYDDWELNGDIIVYYPVLDIALELSSMGIRVDEEALRRQLKAAGCEDRAELEFQRLLLNGQLPYTIGGGIGQSRICMLYLRKAHIGEVQSSIWPKEMLEEASSHNINLL; from the coding sequence ATGGAACATTTAATCACCCCGGACAACTACACATCTCCTCTTACTATCCGGGAAACTGAAGTCGCGATCAAAGAAGTGAAGGACCACTTTGAACGCGCGCTGGCCAAATCCTTACACCTGACACGTGTCTCTGCCCCTCTGTTTGTAAAGCCGGAGTCAGGTCTTAATGATAATCTCAATGGAGTAGAAAGACCGGTATCTTTCGGTATCAGGGAGCAGGAGGATGCGCCGGCTGAGATCGTCCACTCTCTTGCAAAATGGAAACGCTACGCTCTGAAGCGCTATGATTTTCACTCAGGGGAAGGTCTGTACACAGATATGAGCGCGATCCGCCGCGACGAGGATACCGATAATATCCACTCTATCTATGTGGACCAGTGGGACTGGGAAAAGGTCATCTCAAAAGAGGAGCGGAATACAGAGACACTTCAGTACACAGTACGTAAAGTATATTCTGCGCTGAAAGAGACGGAAGAATTCATGTCGAGAAGATATAACTACATAGAACCATTTCTTCCGGATGAAATAACCTTCATCACCTCACAGGAGCTTGAGGACTTGTATCCCGGCGCCGACGCAAAAGAACGTGAATACCGCATTGCCAGGGCAAAAGGCGCAGTGTTTATCTCACAGATCGGCAAGGTGCTTTCCTCCGGTGAAAAACATGACGGGCGTGCGCCTGACTATGACGACTGGGAATTAAACGGCGATATCATCGTATACTATCCGGTTCTGGACATTGCACTTGAACTTTCATCCATGGGCATCCGTGTGGACGAGGAGGCGCTACGGCGCCAGCTTAAGGCTGCCGGCTGCGAGGACCGGGCAGAACTTGAATTTCAGAGACTGCTGCTTAACGGACAGCTTCCCTACACGATCGGAGGCGGTATCGGCCAGTCCCGGATCTGTATGTTATATCTGAGGAAAGCGCATATCGGAGAAGTTCAGTCGTCCATATGGCCGAAAGAAATGCTTGAGGAAGCTTCTTCACACAACATAAATCTTCTGTAG
- a CDS encoding DMT family transporter, producing the protein MKRLAPVFVLMASVLWGSMGIITRYVAAIGFNTRQTAAVRITSAAVVLILFLLITDRNKLKIDKKDLKWFLGTGLGSLFINNLAYAATVQRASLSVAVVLLYTAPFFVMIMSVIFFKEKLTVQKIAALFLSFAGCILVVGLSGANVGDNALVTLLIGLSAGFGYSLYSIFGKVLMGKYESLTVTVYTFILASIASLLIAQPLSMGRIIASNASKMPVTVIGSVITLALPYICYSTALKYIESSKASIIASFEVVAASLFGVVLYRETLDLFNLVGIICVVAALVILQLNPKKSQRDQNE; encoded by the coding sequence ATGAAAAGACTGGCACCTGTATTTGTTTTGATGGCCTCGGTACTTTGGGGCTCCATGGGAATTATCACGAGATACGTGGCGGCAATAGGGTTCAACACAAGACAGACCGCCGCAGTAAGGATAACGTCCGCAGCGGTCGTGCTCATACTGTTCCTTCTTATCACAGACCGGAACAAACTTAAGATAGACAAAAAGGATCTCAAATGGTTCCTGGGCACCGGCCTCGGAAGTCTTTTTATCAATAATCTGGCATATGCTGCCACTGTGCAGAGGGCATCTCTCTCCGTGGCGGTAGTGCTTCTTTATACCGCGCCGTTTTTTGTTATGATCATGTCCGTCATCTTTTTTAAGGAAAAGTTGACGGTACAGAAAATAGCAGCTTTATTCCTGTCGTTTGCGGGATGTATACTTGTGGTAGGGCTTTCAGGAGCGAATGTAGGCGATAACGCACTCGTCACGCTTCTGATCGGCCTGAGCGCAGGCTTCGGCTATTCGCTTTACAGTATTTTCGGCAAGGTTCTAATGGGAAAATATGAATCGCTCACTGTCACAGTATATACCTTTATCCTTGCAAGTATTGCATCGCTCCTCATTGCACAACCGCTCTCCATGGGAAGGATCATAGCCTCCAATGCCTCAAAAATGCCTGTGACGGTCATTGGAAGTGTCATCACGCTCGCGCTGCCGTACATCTGTTACTCAACGGCTCTTAAATATATCGAGAGCAGTAAAGCGTCTATTATTGCGTCCTTTGAAGTGGTGGCCGCAAGCCTTTTTGGCGTTGTCCTGTACCGCGAGACACTCGATCTGTTTAACCTTGTCGGAATCATATGTGTGGTGGCTGCGCTCGTAATACTGCAGCTGAACCCTAAAAAATCACAGAGAGACCAAAATGAATAA
- a CDS encoding amidohydrolase family protein has translation MTIDFHTHMFPDKIAAGTLDFLGSVCHIKPYTDGTYEGLKASGKAAGVDLSVALPIVTKPSQFASINRFASEHQNGSILSFGSVHPDSENYKEQLRQIKDMGIKGIKIHPDYQEVYFNDIRYKRIVEYASELGFIISVHAGKDPKCPDDVHCTPQMAAELIREVQPEKLVLAHLGGNFQWDEVEECLVGKHVYFDTGVVFGRISDEQFIRIVRTHGADRILFATDSPWAGQKEFVDYLKSMDLTDEEKNSILGENAQRLLDLQ, from the coding sequence ATGACGATAGATTTTCACACACATATGTTTCCTGACAAAATCGCGGCAGGAACGCTTGACTTTCTCGGGTCGGTCTGCCACATAAAACCATATACAGACGGTACGTACGAAGGACTGAAGGCATCCGGCAAGGCAGCCGGGGTCGATTTAAGCGTTGCACTTCCCATCGTGACAAAGCCGTCACAGTTTGCATCCATCAACCGGTTTGCATCGGAACACCAAAATGGCAGTATCCTTTCATTCGGCAGCGTTCACCCTGACAGTGAAAACTATAAAGAACAGCTGAGACAGATCAAAGATATGGGGATAAAAGGGATCAAGATACATCCGGATTATCAGGAAGTATATTTTAACGATATACGCTATAAACGGATCGTCGAGTATGCCTCGGAACTTGGTTTTATCATAAGTGTTCACGCCGGGAAAGACCCGAAATGTCCGGACGATGTTCACTGTACCCCGCAGATGGCCGCGGAGCTCATCCGTGAAGTGCAGCCGGAAAAACTTGTGCTAGCCCATCTCGGCGGCAATTTTCAGTGGGATGAAGTAGAAGAGTGTCTTGTCGGAAAGCATGTCTATTTTGACACAGGCGTTGTATTCGGCAGGATCTCCGACGAGCAGTTCATTAGAATTGTCAGGACCCACGGCGCAGACAGAATTCTGTTTGCAACAGATTCTCCATGGGCCGGACAGAAGGAGTTTGTCGATTATCTGAAATCTATGGACCTTACCGACGAAGAAAAGAACAGTATATTGGGAGAAAATGCGCAGCGGCTTCTTGATCTTCAGTAA
- a CDS encoding CBS domain-containing protein: MNILFFLKPKSELAYIYDYHTLRQALEIMEYHKYSSVPILNRDGKYVGSITEGDLLWGLKRLDLMNLHDAEDISIMKIDRRLDYQCVNAESNMEDLIGRAMEQNFVPVVDDEEHFIGIITRRDIIGYCYNKLSDCDKR, encoded by the coding sequence ATGAATATTTTATTTTTTCTGAAACCCAAAAGTGAGCTGGCTTACATATATGATTACCATACACTCCGTCAGGCGCTTGAGATCATGGAATACCACAAATATTCTTCCGTGCCCATATTGAACAGGGACGGCAAATATGTCGGTTCCATCACAGAGGGAGACCTGTTGTGGGGACTGAAGCGGCTGGATCTGATGAATCTCCACGACGCTGAGGATATCAGTATCATGAAGATAGACCGAAGACTGGACTACCAATGCGTCAACGCAGAATCCAATATGGAAGATCTGATCGGCAGAGCCATGGAGCAGAATTTTGTTCCTGTAGTGGATGATGAGGAGCATTTTATCGGCATTATCACGCGCCGTGATATTATCGGCTACTGCTATAATAAACTGAGCGACTGTGATAAACGCTGA
- a CDS encoding aspartate kinase, protein MKKVVKFGGSSLASAAQFEKAGTIIKKDDSRRYVVPSAPGKRTPNDTKVTDMLYSCYGQAIIEEEFEEQLKEIKARYKGIIKGLKLDLSLDAEFKIIEENFSKKVGRDYAASRGEYLNGIIMAAYLGYEFIDAAEIIVFDEAGEFDAFSTDKLLSERLAETERAVIPGFYGAMPNGKIKTFSRGGSDITGSIVAKAVHADMYENWTDVSGFLIADPRIIRNPKAIDVITYRELRELSYMGATVLHEDAIFPVRKEGIPINIRNTNIPEDKGTLIVEGTCRKPRFTITGIAGKKDFASITIEKAMMNSEVGFCKKVLEVFEDNDISIEHMPSGIDTMTIFVHQDEFEEKEQKVIAGIHRAVEPDFLELESDLALIAVVGRGMRATRGTSGRIFSALAHANVNVKMIDQGSSELNIIIGVRNHDFEAAVRALYDIFVTTQI, encoded by the coding sequence ATGAAGAAAGTTGTAAAGTTTGGCGGAAGTTCACTGGCAAGTGCCGCGCAGTTTGAGAAAGCAGGAACAATAATCAAAAAAGATGACTCAAGACGCTATGTCGTTCCGTCTGCACCCGGGAAGCGAACGCCGAATGATACAAAGGTCACAGACATGCTGTACAGCTGTTACGGCCAGGCCATCATAGAGGAAGAGTTTGAAGAGCAGCTCAAAGAGATAAAGGCAAGGTATAAAGGCATCATAAAGGGCCTTAAACTGGACTTGTCGCTGGATGCTGAATTCAAAATAATAGAAGAAAATTTCAGCAAAAAAGTCGGGAGAGACTATGCTGCCTCCAGAGGAGAATATTTAAACGGCATTATTATGGCCGCTTATCTCGGATATGAGTTTATTGATGCCGCAGAGATCATTGTATTTGATGAAGCAGGCGAATTTGACGCATTCTCTACAGATAAGCTTCTGTCCGAAAGACTTGCAGAGACAGAACGTGCGGTGATCCCGGGATTTTACGGTGCCATGCCTAACGGAAAGATCAAGACCTTTTCAAGAGGCGGTTCCGATATCACCGGTTCCATCGTCGCAAAAGCCGTGCATGCAGATATGTATGAAAACTGGACGGATGTGTCCGGGTTTTTGATCGCAGATCCGAGAATCATCCGAAATCCCAAAGCAATTGATGTCATCACATACCGTGAGCTCAGAGAATTGTCTTACATGGGAGCCACCGTACTGCATGAGGATGCCATCTTCCCTGTCCGAAAAGAGGGGATTCCGATCAATATCCGAAACACGAATATTCCGGAAGATAAGGGAACACTCATAGTAGAAGGAACGTGCCGCAAGCCGAGGTTTACGATCACCGGTATCGCCGGGAAAAAAGATTTTGCCTCTATCACTATAGAAAAAGCAATGATGAACTCCGAAGTCGGATTCTGTAAAAAAGTGCTGGAAGTATTTGAAGATAATGATATTTCTATCGAGCATATGCCGTCCGGCATTGACACAATGACGATTTTTGTGCATCAGGATGAATTTGAGGAGAAAGAGCAGAAAGTGATCGCCGGTATACACAGGGCCGTGGAACCGGATTTCCTCGAGCTGGAATCTGATCTTGCACTTATCGCCGTCGTGGGCCGCGGAATGCGCGCGACCAGAGGCACGTCAGGACGTATATTCTCAGCGCTGGCACACGCCAATGTAAATGTAAAGATGATCGACCAGGGCTCCAGTGAGCTTAATATCATAATCGGCGTACGAAACCATGATTTTGAAGCCGCGGTAAGGGCACTGTACGATATTTTTGTGACAACGCAGATATAA
- a CDS encoding HAD family hydrolase, translated as MEYLGKNIDTVILDIGNVLIDFAWDRYLASFRYSPDMYEKVADAMFRNEDWNMGDSGLITTEKWLELFIENAPDAEPQIREVFAHFGRSILPYSFTEQWIQYFKDQGVRLYYLSNYSAEMYRQSKDQLSFLNMLDGGIFSWKEQMMKPDPAIYSLLLKRYDIEPQEALFFDDCLENVEAAQKSGINGVLFTTDIPLRMLGK; from the coding sequence ATGGAATACCTTGGTAAAAATATTGATACAGTGATACTCGACATCGGCAATGTCCTCATCGACTTTGCCTGGGACCGCTACCTGGCTTCGTTCCGGTACAGTCCCGACATGTACGAGAAAGTGGCGGACGCCATGTTCCGGAACGAGGACTGGAACATGGGCGATTCCGGTCTGATCACGACAGAGAAATGGCTTGAACTGTTTATCGAAAATGCACCGGATGCAGAGCCCCAGATCAGGGAAGTCTTCGCACATTTCGGGCGCTCCATCCTTCCGTATTCCTTCACGGAACAGTGGATCCAATACTTCAAAGATCAGGGCGTTCGGCTCTACTATCTGTCCAACTATTCAGCCGAGATGTACCGTCAGTCAAAGGATCAGCTTTCATTTCTCAATATGCTCGACGGTGGGATATTCTCCTGGAAAGAGCAGATGATGAAGCCGGATCCCGCAATATACAGCCTGCTTCTAAAGCGGTATGACATAGAACCGCAGGAAGCTCTTTTCTTTGACGACTGCCTGGAAAATGTGGAAGCAGCACAGAAGTCAGGTATAAACGGAGTGTTATTTACTACAGATATTCCATTGCGGATGCTCGGAAAATGA
- the ybaK gene encoding Cys-tRNA(Pro) deacylase, producing the protein MGKKEVKTNAMRILDRMKISYEYDTYECDEFVDGLQVADMLGTDRSLVYKTLVTVGKSGGFYVFVIPIEAEIDFKKAARVVGEKSLEMLHLKDLTKVTGYIRGGCTAIGMKKQYPTVIQESAQSLSHMYVSGGKLGMQLKLAPEDLRRAADASYADVIHE; encoded by the coding sequence ATGGGCAAGAAGGAAGTTAAGACGAATGCGATGCGCATTCTGGATCGTATGAAGATCTCGTACGAGTATGATACTTACGAATGTGATGAGTTTGTGGACGGGCTCCAGGTTGCCGACATGCTTGGTACGGACCGCAGTCTTGTCTACAAGACGCTGGTGACTGTCGGGAAGAGCGGGGGCTTTTATGTGTTTGTCATTCCGATCGAGGCGGAGATCGATTTTAAGAAGGCTGCCCGCGTCGTCGGCGAGAAGTCGCTGGAGATGCTGCATCTCAAGGACTTGACAAAGGTGACAGGCTATATCCGCGGAGGGTGCACAGCGATCGGGATGAAAAAGCAGTATCCGACGGTGATCCAGGAATCGGCACAATCTCTTTCTCATATGTATGTAAGCGGGGGTAAGCTTGGCATGCAGCTGAAACTTGCGCCGGAGGATCTTAGAAGAGCGGCAGACGCGTCGTATGCCGATGTCATACACGAGTAA
- a CDS encoding SPL family radical SAM protein — MEYIPAKTIVTRMKKPGEWFGADYNMNIYKGCCHGCIYCDSRSDCYGIDRFDEVRAKENALQIIRDDLRRKTKKGVIATGAMSDPYNPYEKELMLTRHALELCDAFEFGVTIATKSTLLMRDIDILESIREHSPVLCKVTITTAGDALSSKIEPGAPVSSSRFDMLGELSGRRIPAGILLMPVLPFLEDSDDNIRAIVRRAAQCGARFIYPAFGVTLRNNQRQWYLQKLDQLFPGEKLSEKYNKRYGTYYECRSPRAGKLWTCFKEECEKNEILYSMKDIIHNYKAPYKCEQLSLFDDNQFT; from the coding sequence ATGGAATATATACCGGCAAAAACGATTGTGACGCGTATGAAGAAACCAGGAGAGTGGTTTGGTGCGGATTATAATATGAATATTTATAAAGGCTGCTGTCACGGCTGTATCTATTGTGACAGTCGTTCAGACTGTTACGGCATTGACAGGTTCGACGAAGTCCGTGCTAAGGAAAATGCGCTACAGATAATCAGAGATGATTTGCGGAGGAAGACGAAAAAAGGGGTCATTGCTACCGGAGCGATGAGCGATCCGTATAACCCGTATGAAAAAGAACTTATGCTGACGCGACATGCACTTGAGTTGTGCGATGCATTTGAATTCGGCGTCACGATCGCGACAAAAAGTACCTTGCTCATGAGAGATATCGATATATTGGAAAGTATCAGGGAACATTCACCTGTTCTGTGTAAAGTTACCATTACTACGGCGGGCGACGCCCTTTCTTCCAAAATTGAACCCGGGGCGCCGGTATCTTCCAGTCGTTTTGATATGCTCGGCGAGTTGTCCGGCCGGAGAATCCCGGCCGGAATTCTCCTCATGCCTGTCCTCCCATTTCTGGAGGACAGTGACGACAATATACGTGCAATTGTTCGTAGAGCTGCGCAATGCGGAGCACGTTTTATCTATCCTGCATTTGGTGTGACACTGCGCAATAATCAACGGCAGTGGTATCTGCAAAAGCTGGATCAGTTGTTTCCCGGAGAGAAGCTTTCCGAAAAATATAACAAGCGGTACGGAACATATTATGAATGCAGAAGTCCAAGAGCAGGAAAGCTATGGACATGTTTCAAAGAAGAATGCGAAAAAAATGAGATTTTATACAGTATGAAAGATATCATACACAACTACAAGGCACCATATAAGTGTGAACAGTTGAGTTTGTTTGACGATAACCAATTCACTTAG